GATTTTAATAAAAAGAGTGAAGGGTTTATAAACTCTATTTTAAACTGAAACCTTTAATTTTTTTATTTTTCATCAATATAAAGAATATAAACACCTGCAACCATTAAAACTCCAAATGAAAGTTGTACGATAGTTAAAGGTTCACCAAGCACTACAAATGCGGTTATGGCTCCAAAAATTGAACTTAGGGCAAATATAGATCCTGTTCTTGTTGAACCAATAATCCTGATTGCATAATAAATTAAAGGCAACGAAAAGCTTAGACAGATAAGTCCAATAAAAAGCAGCAAAGGAAGTTTATCTAAAGGCAGTGAAAAGTCCAGTCCCATAATCAATGAAATTAAAAGCAAAATTGAACCGCCTATTGCAGTTTTTAAAGCTGTAATGAATATTATATTCCTTTTATGGCTTAGATATTTGCTTAAAATTGTATCCATGCTCCAGAAAAAGGACGCTGAAATTACAAGAAGACTTCCAAACATGCTCTGATTAAATGAAAGGTCTTGCAGGTTATTTGTGCTTAAAAATATAGCTCCAATCAATATGAAACCAAATCCAAAAATATCTTTTTTACCAACATGCTCCTTTAAAAAGAGAACTCCAAGAATGATAATGAATAAAATCTCTGAATTAGCCAGAAGAGCAGCATTTACAGCAGTTATCCTAAACAATCCACTTAAATACAGAGCAGGTGCAATAAATGAACCAAAAGTTGCGGTTAAAAATAGA
This genomic stretch from Methanobacterium sp. harbors:
- a CDS encoding DMT family transporter; translation: MKLWGYLSALMVALLFGVWFSLDKTLLGYLHPFALAASTYLIASMFLFFVNFSPLKSRILNFINRKSDVEDFITRKEYFILFLTATFGSFIAPALYLSGLFRITAVNAALLANSEILFIIILGVLFLKEHVGKKDIFGFGFILIGAIFLSTNNLQDLSFNQSMFGSLLVISASFFWSMDTILSKYLSHKRNIIFITALKTAIGGSILLLISLIMGLDFSLPLDKLPLLLFIGLICLSFSLPLIYYAIRIIGSTRTGSIFALSSIFGAITAFVVLGEPLTIVQLSFGVLMVAGVYILYIDEK